The nucleotide window GTGGCGATCAGTGTTCTGGTCGTCCTGCTGGCCAGCGACGCCCTGGACGGTCTGATGGGCAGCGTGCTCAACGGGTGAGCCAGCGAGTGGTAACGATGGTGAGTCCGCCCACTACCGTCGGACAACCGGCTGGCGGCTTCGCCAGACCGCCGTACACTGGCTGAGATCACTGACCCGGCGCGCGTGGTGTGCGCCCCTGGGCGATCTTGCGGGCGATCCGGCGGTACAGCCGCGGCAGGCCATCGCGAAGATGCGCCCCGCTCGAAAGGTTTTTGTTGACCACCTCTGCTGACCCCAGCACCGTTTCGTCCGTTTTCAACTCAGTCCCGGCGACCGACACCGCCCGGGAGCAGCTCGACGTTCCTCCGAGCGAGGCCGGCACCGCGCCGGCGGCGACCGTCACCCAGCAGGCCGAGCCCGCGCCGACGGAGACCGCCGAATCGATCAGTTTCGCCTCCCTCGGCCTGCCCGAACCCCTGGTCCGCGCGCTGGCGCAGCAGGGCATCACCAGCCCGTTCGAGATCCAGCGGGCCACCGTTCCGGACGCGCTCGCCGGCCGCGACGTGCTGGGCCGTGGGCAGACCGGTTCGGGCAAGACGCTCGCCTTCGGCCTGCCGATGATCGCCCGGCTGGCCACCCGCAACCGGGCCCGGCCGATGCGTCCGCGCGCCCTGGTCCTGGTTCCGACCCGCGAGTTGGCCATGCAGGTCAACGACGCACTGGTGCCGCTGGGCAAGTCCGTCGGCATCTTCCTCAAGACCGCCGTCGGCGGTGTTCCGTACGACCGTCAGATCGACGCGCTGCGCCGCGGCGTGGAGATCATCGTGGCCACCCCGGGGCGGCTCGGCGACCTCATTGAGCGGGGCATCTGCCAGCTCGACGAGGTCGAGGTCACGGTGCTCGACGAGGCCGACCAGATGGCCGACATGGGTTTCCTGCCCGAGGTGACCGATCTGCTGGCGAAGACGCCCGCGAACAGTCAGCGGCTGCTCTTCTCGGCCACCCTGGACGGTGACGTCGACGCGTTGGTCAGGCGGTTCATGACCGACCCGGTCACCCACTCCACCGCGCCGTCCACCGCATCGGTGTCCACCATGGACCACCACATGCTGTTGATCCCGCCGCACGAGAAGTTCCCGGTGGCGGCCTCGATCGCCGCCAGGGACGGCCGGACCATGGTCTTCGCCCGTACCCAGCTCGGGGTGGACCGGCTGGTCGAGCAGCTCGCGGCCGTCGGCGTACGCGCCGGTGGTCTGCACGGCGGCAAGACCCAGCGGATGCGCACCAAGACGCTTGCCGAGTTCCGTGAGGGCCGGATGAACGTGCTGGTCGCCACGGACGTGGCGGCCCGGGGCATCCACGTCGACGGGGTCACCCTGGTGCTGCACGTCGACCCGCCGAAGGACCCCAAGGACTACCTGCACCGCGCGGGACGTACCGCCCGGGCCGGCGAGTCGGGCGCGGTGGCCACGTTGGTGCTGCCCAAGCAGCGCCGCACCACCCTGGCGATGATGGAGAAGGCAGGTGTCGCGCCGGCCGAGACCCGGGTCCGGGTCGGCGACGCGGCGTTGGCCGAGCTGGTCGGCGCCCGCGAGCCCAGCGGCGTTCCGGTTCGCGTCGAGGCGGAGCCCCGGGGCTACGGCGACCGCTCCGGCGGCCCGCGCCGGTACGACGACCGGTCCGGGGGGCCGCGTCGGTTCGGTGACCGCACGGGAGGCGAGCGCCGCTACGGCGACCGTCCGCAGGGCGACCGGCGCTTCGGCGACCGGCCGACCGGCGAGCGCCGCTTCGGCGACCGCCCGCAGGGTGACAGGCGCTTCGGCGACCGGCCGCAGGGCGAGCGGGGCCACGGCGACCGCCCGCAGGGTGACCGCGGCTACGGCGACCGCCCGCAGGGTGACCGCGGCTACGGCGACCGCCCGCAGGGCGAGCGCCGATACAGCGACCGGCCCACCGGCGAGCGCCGCTTCGGCGACCGCCCGCAGGGTGACCGCGGCTACGGCGACCGCCCGCAGGGCGAGCGGGGCCACGGCGACCGCCCGCAGGGCGAGCGCCGGTTCGGCGACCGCCCGCAAGGTGACCGCCAGTACGGCGACCGCCCGCAGGGGGACCGCCGCTTCGGCGACCGGCCGCAGGGTGAGCGGCGCTTCGGTGACCGGGACGCTCGGGGTGGTTTCCGCCCGGAGAGTCGGGTTCGGGACGACCGGCCCCGCGATGACCGGCCCCGCGATGACCGCCCGCGTGAAGACCGGCCGCGTGACGATCGGCGCGGTTTCGGCGGGCGACCGCCGGCGCGTACTCACTGATTGATCCACCGAACGCCGTCGCGAAGCCCAGGCTTCGCGGCGGCGTTCGCGCATGCCCTGCCGATGTCGGTCGGGTCGCGTAACGTCCGGCTCATGCCGACCATGCCGAAGTCAATCTTCTGGTCCCGGACGGACACCGCCGGCAGCGAGCAGGTCCTGCTCGACGACGGCCACGGGTTGGCGGCCCGGGGCACCCTGCTCGCCGTGGACCCGATCCCGTGGACCGCCCGCTACCAGCTGACCACCACGCCGGACTGGGCCACCACCCGGGTCGAGGTCGAGGCCGAAGGGCTCGGCTGGCTACGCCGGGTGACGTTGGAGCGGGCCGCGGGCCGGTGGCGGGTGACAACCGCCGAGCAGGGCAACCTGGACGCGGCCCTGGTCGCGGCCGGTCACCCCCGGGCCGGGCTGCCCGGCACTGACGACCCGGATCGGCTGGCCGACGCCCTCGACGTCGATCTGAGCGGCTCGCCGCTGTTCAACACCCTGCCGGTCCACCGACTCCGGATGGCGGCTGAGCCGGCCGATGTGGCACACCGGATCACCGTCGCCTGGGTGCTGCTGCCCGGCCTGGAGGTGGTGCCGGCCGAGCAGATCTACACCGGGCTGGGCCCGGGTCGGGTGCGCTTCGCGAGCGGCACCTTCACGGCCGACATCGATCTGGACGACAGCGGCTACGTAGTGCGCTACCCCGGGCTGGCCGAACGCATCGACCCGCGCTGAGAAGCGCTCAGCCGGGCCAGGCCCGCTGGGCGGTTCAGCCGGCCCAGGCTCCGCTGGGCGGTTCAGCCGGGCCAGGCTCTCAGCCGGGCCAGGCCCCGCTGGCCAGGAATCGGTCGATCGTGGCCAGGTGCGGGGCCAGGTCGAGGCCCTGGGCGGCCACCCAGTCGTCGGCGTAGTACGTGTCGGCGTACCGGTCGCCCGGGTCGCAGATCAGGGTGACCACCGAGCCGGTCCGACGCTCGGCGAGCATCCCGGCGATCAGGCCGAACGCGCCCCACAGGTTGGTGCCGGTGGACCCACCCACCCGACGGCCCAGCAACGCCGACCCGGCGCGCATGGCGGCCAGTGACGCCGCGTCCGGCACCTGGACCATCCGGTCCACCACCGAGGGCAGGAACGACGCCTCCACGGTGGGCCGGCCGATCCCCTCGATACGGGAGCCCTTCCCGGTGCGTACCGACCAGTCGGCGGCCAGCCAGGCCGGGTAGAACGCCGAGTTCTCCGGGTCGACCACGCAGAGCTTGGTGGCGAGCCGGCGGTACCGGGCATAACGGCCGATGGTCGCGCTGGTGCCCCCGGTGCCCGCGCCCACCACGACCCAGGCGGGAATCGGGTGTCGCTCCAGCTCCAACTGTGCGTAGATCGACTCGGCGATGTTGTTGTTGCCCCGCCAGTCGGTCGCCCGCTCGGCGTAGGTGAACTGGTCCATGAAGTGCCCGCCGGAATCCTCCGCGAGCCACCGGGCCTCGACCACCACGCTTGCCGGGTCGTCCACCAGGTGGCACCGGCCGCCCTGGAACTCGATCTGCGCGATCTTCTCCGGCGAGGTGGAGGCGGGCATCACCGCGATGAACGGCAGGCCCAGCATTCGGGCGAAGTACGCCTCGGAGACCGCCGTGGACCCCGACGACGCTTCGACGATCGTGGTGCGCGGCCCGATCCAGCCGTTGCAGAGCCCGTAGAGGAACAGCGAGCGAGCCAGCCGGTGCTTCAGCGAGCCGGTGGGGTGTGACGACTCGTCCTTGAGGTACAGGTCGATCCCCCATTCCCGGGGCAGCGGGAACGGCAGCAGGTGGGTGTCGGCCGAGCGGTTCGCGTCCGCCTCGACGGCGGCGATCGCCTCGGTCACCCAGGTCCGGCTGGCTTCGTCGCACCGGTCGAGATGAGTCACGCTCGGAAACCTAGCAAGCAGGTCAGCGGCGGTCTGCGCCGGTACGAGGTGGTCAGGCCGCAGCCGGGCCGACCGGTTGGGGGCGGTTCTCCCACTTGGTGGAGAGCGCGATGGCGGTACGGGTGGAGGCGACCCCCGGCGTCCGGTTCAACCGCACGATCAACTGCTCCAGCTCGGCGATCGTGCCGACCCGCGCCTTGAGGAGGAACGACTCCACGCCGGCCATGAAGTAGCAGGACTCGATCTCGGGCAGCACCCGCAGCGACTCGAGCATGTCGTCGGTGTCGGCACCGGAGTCCTCGACGATGCCGATCAGCGCGGTGACACCCAGCCCGATCGACTCCGGAGCCACGTCCGCGCGGTAGCCCCGGACCACCCCGCTGCTCTCCAGCTTGCCGACCCGCTCGTGCACGGCTGGGGGTGAGAGGCCCACCTGGCGGGCCAGCTCGGCATACGAGAGGCGCGCGTTGCCGCGCAGCAGGTCGACGAGGCTCAGGTCGATGGCGTCCACAGAGAGTGACCTTAACTGTTCGCGCGTAACGTGCGGCCTTCGGCACCCGTTGGACTGAGCGGTGAGTCACTGTTCATAAACCGCCGGTCAGGGCAGAGGTAGCACCAGTAACATTACTAACTCCCCACTCAGTGCATTTTTCGCGTTTGGGCGGACAGGCCATGTCCCTGGTGCTGTAATTGCCATACGTCCCTCATGACGGCTCTGGGCTACGCACCAGCCGGGGGCAGTGTGTTCAGCCGGGGGCTTCGTCGACGCGAGGAGGGGGCTGTGGACACTGGAGATCGCCTGCTGACACCGGGTGAGGTCGCCGCGCTGTTTCGGGTAGACCCGAAAACGGTGACGAGATGGGCGGCGGCCGGCCGGATAGGAAGCATCCGGACTCCAGGCGGGCATCGCCGGTTTCGGGAATCCGAGGTGCGAGCCCTGCTTGAGGGGGAGGGCATGCTGGACGAGGTGGATGAGGTCGGAAAGCCACGCAATGTGGGGCCGGCGGCATCCACGGGGCCGGGTCCGGCCAACGCCGGCATGTACTGAACTGGTGCGGACAACGCCACGCGGACCGGACACCAGTCCGGTCCGCGTCCCGCTTCGGCCGATCGCCGGCATGAACGGGACGGCCCGGCACGAGCGGACGGCTCAGCTTCGGGCCGCCCCGAGTTCGCCGGACCAGCGCCGGAACAGGGTGTGCTTGACGCCGAGCGCGTCCAGCACCTTGCCGGCCACGAAGTCGACCAACTGCTGCGCGCTGGCCGCCGCGCCGGCGCCGTAGAAGCCGGGGCTGGCCGGCAGCACCACCGCGCCCGCGTCGTGCAGCGCGATGAGGTGCTCCAGGTGGCTGCGGGTCACAGGTGTCTCCCGGGGGACCAGCACCACGGGACGGCGTTCCTTGAGGTTGACCTCGGCGGCGCGCTGCAACAGGTCCTTCGAGAGGCCGATCGCGACGCCCGCGCAGGCTGCGGTGCTGGCCGGGACCACTGCCATCCCGCGTACCCGGTAGGAGCCGCTGCTCGGCCCGGCGGCCAGGTCGCCGGCCGGCCAGTGCCGCACGTCCGCCCCGGTCAGGTCCCGGTCGAGCCAGGCGGCGAGGTCCTCGGCCCAGTGCCCGTCACGGAAGGGTCGGCCGGTCTCGTCGAGCACGGTGAGGCGCGCCGCCCGGGACACGATCAGGTCCACCGGCTCGCCCGCGTCGAGCAGTCCGCCGATGACGGCCGCCGCGTACGGCGTACCGGAGGCACCGGAGACCCCGACCACCCATGGTTCCCGCATGCCCCCAGCCTGCCTGGTCCGGCTGGTTCGCTGGTGGGCACCCCCGGCGTTGGTCCGGTCCGACATGTCGGGCGGGGTACCTGCGTATCCCGCCGACCTGAGATGCTGCCGCTGGCGATTCGCACCGGAAGCATGTCGCAGAGGAGGCATCGGTGACGACCGGCGAGATCCTGCGGGCGCTGCGTGCCGATTGTCCGATCCCGGCCCGGCTCCCCCCACACGCCGATCGTGTGCAGGGCTGGCTGCTCGGTCTGCTGCCCGAGCTCGGCCTTGCGCTGGACGACGCCGCGCTGCACCGACTGTCCCGGGGAGCCTTCGCCCGGTACGCCGGGCGGCTCTACCCGGAGGCGACCGAAGCCGACCTGCGGGTGCTGGCCGCGCTGTTCACCTGGTTCTTCCTGGTCGACGACGCCTGCGACGGGCCGAATCGGTTGACCCCGGAGCAGATCCGGGCGCTGCGCAACGGCACCCTGGCGCTGCTGCACGACGGCACCCGGCTGCGGCAGGCCGGGCTCACCGGCCCGCTACGACGACTGCTGGTGCTGGCCTGGCGGGAGCCGCGCCGCCGGATGCCGGCCCGGTGGCGGCAGCGTTTCGCCGACGCGGTGGCCCGGCACCTCGACGGCACCTGGCAGGAGGCGGTCAACAAGGAGGCCGGCCGCCGCCCCAGCGTGGACCAGTACGTCGAGCTGCGCCGGTCGACCTCGGCGGCGGAGGTGTCGTACCCGCTTGTGGAGTTCGTCAGCGGTCGGCCGCTGCCCGACCCGGTCTACCACCACCCGCTGCTGCGTCAGATCGCCCGTACCGGCAACGACCTGCTCTCCTGGTACAACGACCTGGCCTCGCTGGAACGGGACCGGACGACGGCCGGCGGGCACAACATCGTCCTCGCCCTGCAGGCCGAACTGGCCGTGCCCGAGGCGGAGGCGGTCGAACGGGCGGCCGAGCAGTGGCGGGCGGCGATGCGACGCTTCGTCGCGCTGCGAGCCGAGGTGCCGTCGTTCGGCCCGACGTTGGACAAGGCGGTCACCGACCATCTCGACGGTGTCGCGTACGCCGTGCGCGGGACCATCGACTGGACCTTCGAGAGCGCCCGCTACCCCGTCAGCTCCACGCCGCCAGCCTCAGGGCCGTAGGCCGAGCCGGATCACCCAGCCTCAGGGCCGTAGGCCGAGCCGGATCACCAGGTCGAGCAGGGCGAAGAGGAACAGCGCGATGCCGACGAACCCGTTGGCGGTGAAGAACGCCCGGTTGACCTTGCTGAGGTCGGTCGGGGTGACCACCAGGTGCTGGTAGGCGAACGCCACGGCGGTCAACGCCAGCCCGATCCACCAGAGCCAGCCGAGACCGATCAACGCACCGAACCAGATGAACAGCGCGAACGTCACCACGTGCGCGACGGTGGAGGCGTGCAGCGCGAAGCGTCGACCGTATCGGGCGGGCACGCTGTGCACACCGATCTCCCGGTCGATCTCGGAGTCCTGGCAGGCGTAGATCAGGTCGAACCCGCCGATCCACAGGCCCACGGCCGCGCCGAGCAGCCAGGCCGGCCCGGAGCCGGACAGGGTGCCGGTGACCGCCAGCCAGGCGCCGACCGGGCCGACCGCCTGGGCGACCCCGAGGATGGCGTGCGGCCAGTTGGTGAACCGCTTGGCGTAGGGGTAGACGACGAGCGGCACCACGGCTAGCGGCGCGAGCACCAGGCAGAGCGGGTTGAGCAGGGCGGCAGCGACGAGGAAGACCACAAGCGCGACGGCCGCGCCGGTCCAGGCCGTCCGCACGCTCACCTCTCCGGTGACCAGCTCCCGACCGGCGGTACGCGGGTTCCGCGCGTCGATCTTGCGGTCCAGGATCCGGTTGGCGGCCATCGCGAACGTCCGTGCCCCGACCATCGCCACGGTGATCAGCAGCAGGTCGAGCCACCGCACCCGCCCGCCGTTGACCTGCATCGCGGTCAGCGCCGAGAGGAACGCGAACGGCAGCGCGAACACGGAGTGCTCGACGGCGACGAGCTTCAGGAAGGACTTGGTCCGGCCCGGCTTCGTGGCCGGTGCGTCGAGGACGGCCATCAGATTCCGTACTCCTTCCAGCGCTTGTCGACCAGGGCCGTGACTTCCGGGCTCATGCTCATTTCCTCCGGCCAACCGCGGGTGTAGCCCTCGGTGGGGAGCTTGCGGGTCGCGTCGACGCCGGCCTTGCCGCCCCAGAACTGCTGGTACGACGAGTGGTCGAGGTGGTCCACCGGGCCCTCGGTGAGCAGCAGGTCGCGCGCGTAGTCGACGTTGCCGAAGGCACGGAAGGCGACCTCGTTGTAGTCGTGCACGTCGCAGTCCTCGTCGACGATCACGATCAGCTTGGTCAGCGACATCAGGTGCGCACCCCAGATCGCGTTCATCACCTTCTGCGCGTGCTTCGGGTAGCGCTTGCGGATGGAGACGATCGCGCAGTTGTGGAAGACGCCGGCGGCCGGCAGGTCGTAGTCGACGATGTCCGGGATCATCAGCTTGAGCAGAGGCTGGAAGATCCGCTCGGTGGCCTTGCCGAGGCCGTGGTCCTCCTGCGGCGGCTTCGAGGTGACGATCGAGTGGTAGACCGGCTTGCGCTGCATGGTCATCGCCTCGATGTGCAGCACGGGGAACGGCTCGACCGGCGTGTAGAAGCCGGTGTGGTCGCCGAACGGTCCCTCGGGCAGCCGCTCACCGGGCTCCAGGTAGCCCTCCAGCACGATCTGCGCGTGCGCCGGCACCTGCAACGGCACTGTGAGGCAGTCGACCATCTCCACCCGCTCGCCGCGCAGGAACCCGGCGAACAGGTACTCGTCGATGTCGCCGGGCAGTGGAGCGCTGGCCGCGTACGAGACGACCGGGTCACAACCGATCGCGATCGCGACCGGCAGGCGCTGCCCGAGCCGCTCGGCGACCGCGTGGTGCGCTGTGGAGTCCTTGTGGATCTGCCAGTGCATTCCCAGGGTGTTGCGGCCGTGCTGCTGGAGTCGGTAGAGGCCGAGGTTGCGCTTGCCGGTCTCCGGGTGCTTGGTGTGGGTCAACCCGTAGTTGTGGAAGATCCCGCCGTCGTCGGGCCAGACCTGCAACCCCGGCAGCCGGTTGAGGTCGACGTCCTCACCCCGGTAGACGACCTCCTGGCAGGGGGCGGTCTTCACCTTGCGCGGCGGCACCGACTTGAGCTGCATGACCTTGCCGAGACCCTCGCGGATGCCCGACCAGCCGACCGGCAGCTCCGGCTTGATCAGCGCGCCGATCCGGGCGCCGACCTCGTCCAGCGAGTCGACGCCGAGGGCCATCGCCATCCGCTTCTCGGTGCCGAACAGGTTGATCGCCACCGGCATCTCGCCCCGGGTCGGACGCTCGAAGAGCAGCGCCGGGCCGCCGGCCCGCACCGTGCGGGTGACCACCTCGCTGATCTCCAGGGTCGGATCGACCGGGACGTCGACCCGGCGCAACTCCCCCGCGCGCTCCAGCGCCGCGAGAAAGTCCTTGAGATCGGTGTACGGGAAGCCACGAGCCGCCATGTCGCCCAGTCTCCCGCACCGGCTCCCGCACGGCCCAAGCCGGGTGCTGTGACGCTCGCGATCCCCCCAACGCCAACTGCGGCCGGGGTCCAGATCCACTGGCAGGGCCCGCACCTCGCGGGCATGGCGGCCGGTTGAGCGGGTAGCCGGGCAGGCGGCGGGCGGACGGCAGAGTGCACGCGCAGGCGGACGGCGGACGGAGGCGGCGATGGGCGGGGAGCGGGTTCCGGCGGGGTTCACCGAGCAGCGGGCACGGGTCGGCCAGATCACCATGAACTACGTCCGTGGGGGCACCGGCCCACCGCTGGTGCTGCTGCACGGGTATCCGCAGTGTTGGTACATGTGGCGGCACCTGCTGCCCGAGTTGGGGCGCTCCTTCGACGTGGTCGCGCCCGACCTGCGGGGCTTCGGGGGCAGTGACGCGCCGGACGGCGGGTACGACAAGAAGACGGTCGCCGCCGACCTGCACGGACTACTCGACCAGCTCGGCCTGGTCAGTGACCTTCGGCTGGTCGGACACGACCTGGGGACCATGGTGGCGTACGCGTACGCCGCCGCCCATCCGCAGCGGGTGAGTCGGCTGGCGCTCACCGAGGCGCCGATCCCCGACGAGAGCATCTACACGTTCCCGGCGCTCACCTCGGTCGGGCCCGGGGTGTGGAACTTCGGCTACTTCTCCCTCGGCAACGGGCTCCCGGAGGCACTGGTCGACGGGCGGGAGGCGCTCTGGGTGGACAAGTTCACCGACGCGCTGATGGTGCGCAAGGGCAGCATCGCCGCGCCCGACATCGAGGAGTTCGCGAGCCATCTGCGCGACCCGGCGCATCTGCGGGCCAGCTTCGCGTACTTCCGGGCGTTCGAGCAGGACATCGCGGACAACGCGGCGTACCGGGGCACGAAGTTGACCATGCCGGTGCTGGCCGTCGGGGCGGCGGCCAGCCTGGGCGGTCAGGTCGCCGAGCAGGTTCGCCGGTACGCCGACACGGTCCGCGGCGAGGTGATCGAGGACTGCGGGCACTGGCTGTACGAGGAGCGCCCCGACGAGATGCTCGCCCTGCTGCGCGACTTCCTCGGGGCGTCCTGAGCAGCAGCCGGCCGGCACCCTCGGTCAGGCGGCGGGCGTCCAGGCGTGGACGGCCAGTGGCGCGTCGAGTGGTGCCCGGGTGAGCCGGTTGGCAAATGTGGACATGGTGTACGCGCCGATGCCGAGCACCACGTCCAGCGCGTGCCGGGGCTGGTAGCCGGCGGCCAGGAAGTCGTCCATCTCGTCGTCGGGCACTGCGCCCCGGTGGTCGAGCACGGCCAGCGTGAAGCGGCGCAGCGCCTCCAGGCGCGGGTCGGGCAGCACCGAGCCGGCGCGCAGCGCGGTGATCAGCTCGGGGGTCGCGCCGAGTCCGGTGAGCTTGCCGGTGTGCAGGGCGACGCAGAAATGGCATTCGTGACTGGTGGAGACGGTCAGGATGACCACCTCCCGGTCCAGCGGGGCGAGGTCGGTCTGCTCGAAGCCCGTGCTGGCGGTGAGGAAGCCGGTAAGCAACTGCGGCGAATCGGCCATCAGCGCCACCGGGGTGGGCAGCCAGCCGAACCGGCCCTGCACTCCCTCAATGGCTCGGCGGGCGGCGGCGGGTGCGGTCTCAGCGGTGTGGG belongs to Micromonospora ureilytica and includes:
- a CDS encoding Lrp/AsnC family transcriptional regulator yields the protein MDAIDLSLVDLLRGNARLSYAELARQVGLSPPAVHERVGKLESSGVVRGYRADVAPESIGLGVTALIGIVEDSGADTDDMLESLRVLPEIESCYFMAGVESFLLKARVGTIAELEQLIVRLNRTPGVASTRTAIALSTKWENRPQPVGPAAA
- a CDS encoding carboxymuconolactone decarboxylase family protein; the encoded protein is MSVFTAHTAETAPAAARRAIEGVQGRFGWLPTPVALMADSPQLLTGFLTASTGFEQTDLAPLDREVVILTVSTSHECHFCVALHTGKLTGLGATPELITALRAGSVLPDPRLEALRRFTLAVLDHRGAVPDDEMDDFLAAGYQPRHALDVVLGIGAYTMSTFANRLTRAPLDAPLAVHAWTPAA
- a CDS encoding DEAD/DEAH box helicase, with the translated sequence MTTSADPSTVSSVFNSVPATDTAREQLDVPPSEAGTAPAATVTQQAEPAPTETAESISFASLGLPEPLVRALAQQGITSPFEIQRATVPDALAGRDVLGRGQTGSGKTLAFGLPMIARLATRNRARPMRPRALVLVPTRELAMQVNDALVPLGKSVGIFLKTAVGGVPYDRQIDALRRGVEIIVATPGRLGDLIERGICQLDEVEVTVLDEADQMADMGFLPEVTDLLAKTPANSQRLLFSATLDGDVDALVRRFMTDPVTHSTAPSTASVSTMDHHMLLIPPHEKFPVAASIAARDGRTMVFARTQLGVDRLVEQLAAVGVRAGGLHGGKTQRMRTKTLAEFREGRMNVLVATDVAARGIHVDGVTLVLHVDPPKDPKDYLHRAGRTARAGESGAVATLVLPKQRRTTLAMMEKAGVAPAETRVRVGDAALAELVGAREPSGVPVRVEAEPRGYGDRSGGPRRYDDRSGGPRRFGDRTGGERRYGDRPQGDRRFGDRPTGERRFGDRPQGDRRFGDRPQGERGHGDRPQGDRGYGDRPQGDRGYGDRPQGERRYSDRPTGERRFGDRPQGDRGYGDRPQGERGHGDRPQGERRFGDRPQGDRQYGDRPQGDRRFGDRPQGERRFGDRDARGGFRPESRVRDDRPRDDRPRDDRPREDRPRDDRRGFGGRPPARTH
- a CDS encoding alpha/beta fold hydrolase, which produces MGGERVPAGFTEQRARVGQITMNYVRGGTGPPLVLLHGYPQCWYMWRHLLPELGRSFDVVAPDLRGFGGSDAPDGGYDKKTVAADLHGLLDQLGLVSDLRLVGHDLGTMVAYAYAAAHPQRVSRLALTEAPIPDESIYTFPALTSVGPGVWNFGYFSLGNGLPEALVDGREALWVDKFTDALMVRKGSIAAPDIEEFASHLRDPAHLRASFAYFRAFEQDIADNAAYRGTKLTMPVLAVGAAASLGGQVAEQVRRYADTVRGEVIEDCGHWLYEERPDEMLALLRDFLGAS
- a CDS encoding menaquinone biosynthesis decarboxylase; the encoded protein is MAARGFPYTDLKDFLAALERAGELRRVDVPVDPTLEISEVVTRTVRAGGPALLFERPTRGEMPVAINLFGTEKRMAMALGVDSLDEVGARIGALIKPELPVGWSGIREGLGKVMQLKSVPPRKVKTAPCQEVVYRGEDVDLNRLPGLQVWPDDGGIFHNYGLTHTKHPETGKRNLGLYRLQQHGRNTLGMHWQIHKDSTAHHAVAERLGQRLPVAIAIGCDPVVSYAASAPLPGDIDEYLFAGFLRGERVEMVDCLTVPLQVPAHAQIVLEGYLEPGERLPEGPFGDHTGFYTPVEPFPVLHIEAMTMQRKPVYHSIVTSKPPQEDHGLGKATERIFQPLLKLMIPDIVDYDLPAAGVFHNCAIVSIRKRYPKHAQKVMNAIWGAHLMSLTKLIVIVDEDCDVHDYNEVAFRAFGNVDYARDLLLTEGPVDHLDHSSYQQFWGGKAGVDATRKLPTEGYTRGWPEEMSMSPEVTALVDKRWKEYGI
- a CDS encoding putative glycolipid-binding domain-containing protein yields the protein MPKSIFWSRTDTAGSEQVLLDDGHGLAARGTLLAVDPIPWTARYQLTTTPDWATTRVEVEAEGLGWLRRVTLERAAGRWRVTTAEQGNLDAALVAAGHPRAGLPGTDDPDRLADALDVDLSGSPLFNTLPVHRLRMAAEPADVAHRITVAWVLLPGLEVVPAEQIYTGLGPGRVRFASGTFTADIDLDDSGYVVRYPGLAERIDPR
- a CDS encoding BldC family transcriptional regulator, which produces MDTGDRLLTPGEVAALFRVDPKTVTRWAAAGRIGSIRTPGGHRRFRESEVRALLEGEGMLDEVDEVGKPRNVGPAASTGPGPANAGMY
- a CDS encoding PLP-dependent cysteine synthase family protein, whose translation is MTHLDRCDEASRTWVTEAIAAVEADANRSADTHLLPFPLPREWGIDLYLKDESSHPTGSLKHRLARSLFLYGLCNGWIGPRTTIVEASSGSTAVSEAYFARMLGLPFIAVMPASTSPEKIAQIEFQGGRCHLVDDPASVVVEARWLAEDSGGHFMDQFTYAERATDWRGNNNIAESIYAQLELERHPIPAWVVVGAGTGGTSATIGRYARYRRLATKLCVVDPENSAFYPAWLAADWSVRTGKGSRIEGIGRPTVEASFLPSVVDRMVQVPDAASLAAMRAGSALLGRRVGGSTGTNLWGAFGLIAGMLAERRTGSVVTLICDPGDRYADTYYADDWVAAQGLDLAPHLATIDRFLASGAWPG
- a CDS encoding UbiX family flavin prenyltransferase; this translates as MREPWVVGVSGASGTPYAAAVIGGLLDAGEPVDLIVSRAARLTVLDETGRPFRDGHWAEDLAAWLDRDLTGADVRHWPAGDLAAGPSSGSYRVRGMAVVPASTAACAGVAIGLSKDLLQRAAEVNLKERRPVVLVPRETPVTRSHLEHLIALHDAGAVVLPASPGFYGAGAAASAQQLVDFVAGKVLDALGVKHTLFRRWSGELGAARS
- the mqnP gene encoding menaquinone biosynthesis prenyltransferase MqnP, whose protein sequence is MAVLDAPATKPGRTKSFLKLVAVEHSVFALPFAFLSALTAMQVNGGRVRWLDLLLITVAMVGARTFAMAANRILDRKIDARNPRTAGRELVTGEVSVRTAWTGAAVALVVFLVAAALLNPLCLVLAPLAVVPLVVYPYAKRFTNWPHAILGVAQAVGPVGAWLAVTGTLSGSGPAWLLGAAVGLWIGGFDLIYACQDSEIDREIGVHSVPARYGRRFALHASTVAHVVTFALFIWFGALIGLGWLWWIGLALTAVAFAYQHLVVTPTDLSKVNRAFFTANGFVGIALFLFALLDLVIRLGLRP
- a CDS encoding terpene synthase family protein — encoded protein: MTTGEILRALRADCPIPARLPPHADRVQGWLLGLLPELGLALDDAALHRLSRGAFARYAGRLYPEATEADLRVLAALFTWFFLVDDACDGPNRLTPEQIRALRNGTLALLHDGTRLRQAGLTGPLRRLLVLAWREPRRRMPARWRQRFADAVARHLDGTWQEAVNKEAGRRPSVDQYVELRRSTSAAEVSYPLVEFVSGRPLPDPVYHHPLLRQIARTGNDLLSWYNDLASLERDRTTAGGHNIVLALQAELAVPEAEAVERAAEQWRAAMRRFVALRAEVPSFGPTLDKAVTDHLDGVAYAVRGTIDWTFESARYPVSSTPPASGP